The proteins below are encoded in one region of Shewanella algae:
- a CDS encoding helix-turn-helix domain-containing protein, with protein MQKQLYSTINQDFVAWLKKAREDKGLSLRDVGQIIGRHHSIIGNVESLSRRMDVAEFIVYCEALGVDPSDCIEYLKSQRAKK; from the coding sequence ATGCAAAAGCAACTTTACTCAACTATTAATCAAGACTTTGTCGCTTGGCTAAAAAAAGCTAGAGAAGACAAGGGACTATCCCTCAGGGATGTGGGCCAAATTATCGGGCGACATCATTCGATTATCGGCAATGTGGAGAGTCTCTCTCGGCGTATGGATGTTGCAGAATTTATTGTCTACTGTGAAGCGTTAGGGGTGGACCCTTCGGATTGTATTGAATATCTGAAATCTCAGCGGGCAAAAAAGTAA
- a CDS encoding IS110 family transposase, with translation MEQIIGIDLAKRVFQVNIVSAQGEKKANKMITREKLTAFIVQQPPSRIVMEACGSANYWSRQFRQYGHEVKQISPQYVAPFRMGSKNDKNDAAAIVEADSRPGMRYVPEKSIEQQDIQCLHRVRQRLMKNKTALINQIRGLGLEYGIAIPEGAHKIMAHLPEHLEDAENELTTLSRELFHEMLQELQDNQQRIKTLDLRLALISQQNEDTLRLKSIPGIGPLGASALTVALGDSADFQNGRHFASYLGLVPKEHSSGGKVRLLGITKRGDGYLRGLLIHGARSVVYRVINLPEERCGGLQRWLKGIIARSGVNKAVVALANKNARIAWALINQKTEYIVK, from the coding sequence ATGGAACAAATTATCGGAATTGATCTGGCAAAGCGAGTTTTTCAGGTGAATATCGTATCTGCGCAGGGTGAGAAGAAAGCGAATAAAATGATCACCCGTGAAAAATTGACGGCGTTTATTGTTCAGCAGCCTCCGTCCCGTATTGTGATGGAAGCGTGCGGCAGTGCAAATTACTGGTCACGCCAGTTCAGGCAATACGGACATGAAGTTAAACAAATCAGTCCACAGTATGTTGCCCCCTTCAGAATGGGCAGTAAAAATGACAAAAATGATGCAGCTGCAATTGTCGAAGCTGACAGTCGCCCGGGTATGCGCTATGTGCCGGAGAAGTCTATTGAACAGCAGGATATTCAGTGTCTGCACCGGGTTCGCCAGCGGCTGATGAAAAACAAAACCGCGCTGATTAACCAGATACGGGGGCTAGGCCTGGAATACGGTATCGCCATACCGGAAGGGGCTCATAAAATTATGGCCCACCTGCCTGAGCACCTGGAGGATGCAGAAAATGAGCTCACCACGCTCAGCCGGGAGCTGTTCCATGAGATGTTGCAGGAACTTCAGGACAATCAGCAGCGGATTAAAACTCTGGATCTGCGCCTTGCGCTTATCAGCCAGCAAAATGAGGATACCCTCAGACTGAAAAGCATACCTGGTATCGGGCCATTAGGGGCTTCAGCCTTGACGGTAGCTCTGGGCGACAGCGCTGATTTTCAGAATGGCCGGCATTTTGCCAGCTATCTGGGGCTGGTTCCGAAGGAGCACAGCAGTGGTGGTAAAGTCAGACTACTCGGGATAACAAAACGCGGAGATGGTTATCTGCGAGGACTGCTTATTCATGGCGCCCGCTCAGTGGTTTACCGGGTCATCAACCTTCCGGAAGAACGATGTGGAGGTCTCCAGCGGTGGCTGAAAGGTATTATTGCCCGAAGTGGCGTAAACAAAGCTGTAGTGGCGCTGGCTAACAAAAATGCCCGAATAGCGTGGGCGCTAATAAACCAAAAAACAGAGTATATCGTTAAGTAA
- a CDS encoding IS630-like element ISSen5 family transposase, with protein MAILAPLCRAERKRMQKLIQKTNDKHFARRLIAMLMLHQGLPVTQVQHITGAARSSIGRWLGWYTQCGIDGLKSEKPGRPTVLPINPILLCLSLLIQLCPEDFGYQRSRWSSELLAKVINAQLKLCVAASTIRRLLPEAGIVWRRSAPTLRIKDPYKAEKMAAINQALEQCSAEHPVFYEDEVDIDLNPKIGADWMPKGQQKRVVTPGNNRKHYLAGTLHTKTGKVLYVSSASKASELFIAVLEKLKRHYRKAKTITLILDNYIIHKSRKTLAWLKSNPKFRLLFQPVYSPWVNKIERLWLALHETVTRNHSCRSMRELLGKVWHFMETVSPFPGNGHGIAKM; from the coding sequence ATGGCCATTTTAGCACCACTATGCCGCGCTGAGCGCAAGCGCATGCAAAAATTGATTCAAAAAACCAACGATAAGCACTTTGCCAGGCGTCTTATTGCGATGTTGATGTTGCATCAAGGGCTGCCGGTTACCCAAGTTCAGCACATCACCGGCGCAGCCCGCTCCAGCATAGGCCGATGGTTGGGCTGGTACACCCAATGTGGCATCGATGGACTGAAATCAGAGAAGCCGGGGCGGCCAACCGTCTTGCCTATTAACCCGATATTGCTCTGCCTGTCACTGCTTATCCAGCTTTGTCCGGAAGACTTTGGTTACCAGCGTAGCCGCTGGAGCAGCGAACTGCTTGCCAAGGTGATTAATGCACAGCTTAAGCTATGCGTCGCTGCATCAACCATTCGCCGCCTGTTACCCGAAGCAGGCATAGTCTGGCGCCGCTCAGCCCCGACGTTGCGCATTAAAGACCCATACAAAGCTGAGAAAATGGCCGCTATAAATCAGGCTCTTGAACAGTGCAGTGCTGAGCACCCGGTATTCTATGAAGATGAAGTAGACATCGACCTTAACCCCAAAATCGGGGCGGACTGGATGCCCAAAGGGCAGCAAAAACGTGTTGTCACCCCAGGTAACAACCGCAAGCACTACTTGGCTGGAACGCTGCATACCAAGACTGGAAAAGTGCTTTATGTGAGCAGCGCCAGCAAGGCATCGGAGCTGTTTATTGCGGTGCTGGAAAAGCTCAAACGACATTACCGCAAAGCCAAAACTATCACGCTAATTCTGGATAATTACATCATTCACAAGAGCCGTAAAACCCTGGCTTGGCTCAAGAGCAACCCTAAGTTCAGGTTGTTGTTTCAACCGGTATACTCACCTTGGGTCAACAAGATAGAGCGTTTATGGTTGGCACTACATGAAACGGTAACACGCAATCATAGTTGCAGGAGCATGCGGGAACTTCTTGGCAAGGTATGGCATTTTATGGAAACCGTTTCGCCTTTTCCCGGCAACGGACACGGCATCGCGAAAATGTAG
- a CDS encoding Hcp family type VI secretion system effector, protein MPTPCYISIEGQTQGNLTAGAFTAESVGDIFVEGHEDEMLVQEFNHIVTVPTDPQSGMPSGQRVHKPFKFTVALNKAVPLMYNSLSSGEKLTKVELKWYRTSIEGKQEHFFTTKLEGATIIDINCHMPHCQDPNKADFTQLVEVSMAYRKIDWDHVSAGTSGADDWRKPIEA, encoded by the coding sequence ATGCCAACACCATGTTATATCTCTATCGAAGGCCAAACTCAGGGCAACCTCACTGCCGGCGCCTTTACTGCGGAATCTGTCGGTGACATCTTTGTGGAAGGTCATGAAGACGAGATGCTGGTTCAGGAGTTCAATCACATTGTGACTGTGCCAACCGACCCTCAGTCCGGCATGCCTTCCGGTCAGCGTGTGCACAAGCCGTTCAAGTTCACCGTCGCGCTGAACAAAGCCGTTCCTCTCATGTACAACTCGCTCTCTTCCGGTGAGAAACTGACCAAGGTTGAGCTCAAGTGGTACCGCACTTCTATCGAAGGTAAGCAAGAGCACTTCTTCACGACCAAGCTGGAAGGCGCCACCATCATTGATATCAACTGTCATATGCCTCACTGTCAGGATCCCAACAAAGCCGACTTTACTCAGTTGGTTGAAGTGTCCATGGCCTATCGCAAGATAGACTGGGATCACGTCAGCGCCGGTACCTCTGGTGCCGACGATTGGCGTAAGCCCATCGAAGCATAA
- the tssI gene encoding type VI secretion system tip protein TssI/VgrG translates to MFYLGSGLRFHFKAEAEADDSFNLLSFDFDEQLSSPFKGELILLSRRDDITAEQIVDKNGVLSIWQDGVRVRSFHGIVSRFAKEDSGHKQTQYKLTMEPAMARLRLRQNSRIFQEKSLKQIFSTLLDEMGISDYAFSWDARYESEKREYCVQYRESDFDFITRLAAEAGVFWYFEFSDDKHTLIFCDATSKLPAAKQLFPYNALSGGDSEVPFVCSFSYAKQLASAKAELKDYSFKKPAYSFLQTETAKRLAFHQAAAGDKYEHFDYPGRYKDDAQGGLFTPARLQALRNDTETAVGQSSIVTASAGVKMNLAEHPDTAFNRDWLLVAVKHHGVQGAAAEETNNTTPTQYQNGFHAIEGNLPWLAMPKTKPLVTGPHMATVVGPKNEEIFCDKYGRVKVQFPWDRYGQADEHSSCWVRVSQGWAGGQYGFMAIPRIGHEVIVSFLEGDPDQPIITGRTYHAANPTPYLLPNHKTRTLFKTQTHKGEGFNELRFEDEASREQIYLHAQKDMDSVINNIKRTEIGLDEHITIGQDQFQLVKNNRHTQVAQDDIAKTDRDHQLLVGRNFIHKIIGAMKRYIGGGLITRIDGGNQTNIAASDERIIGADLLIKVGNASSQKAKTIVLDAGQELTIKGPGGFIKLDSGGVTISGNKVKINEGGSPGTATEPKSVDPEAPAEPTKPDLADRR, encoded by the coding sequence ATGTTTTATCTTGGCAGTGGTTTGCGGTTTCATTTCAAGGCAGAAGCGGAGGCGGACGATAGTTTCAACCTGCTGTCGTTTGATTTTGATGAGCAGTTGTCCTCGCCCTTCAAGGGAGAGTTGATATTACTGAGCCGCAGGGATGATATTACTGCCGAGCAGATAGTCGATAAGAATGGCGTCTTGAGTATTTGGCAGGACGGTGTTCGAGTCAGGAGTTTTCACGGCATAGTCAGTCGCTTTGCCAAGGAAGACTCAGGCCATAAACAGACCCAATACAAGCTGACCATGGAACCTGCCATGGCGCGGCTGCGGCTGAGACAAAACAGCCGTATCTTTCAGGAAAAGTCCCTCAAACAGATTTTCAGCACCCTGCTTGATGAAATGGGTATCAGTGATTATGCCTTCAGTTGGGATGCACGCTACGAGTCGGAAAAGCGCGAATACTGTGTTCAGTATCGGGAGTCGGACTTTGACTTTATCACCCGTCTTGCGGCTGAGGCTGGGGTGTTCTGGTATTTCGAATTCAGTGACGACAAACATACGCTGATTTTCTGTGATGCCACCAGCAAGCTGCCAGCGGCCAAACAACTATTCCCCTATAACGCCTTGAGCGGCGGCGACAGCGAAGTGCCTTTTGTCTGCAGCTTCAGTTACGCCAAGCAACTGGCGAGTGCCAAGGCCGAACTCAAGGATTACAGTTTCAAAAAGCCCGCTTATAGCTTTTTACAAACAGAAACCGCCAAGCGGTTGGCATTCCATCAAGCGGCCGCAGGGGATAAATACGAGCATTTTGATTACCCCGGACGCTACAAGGATGATGCTCAGGGGGGATTATTTACACCGGCCAGATTGCAAGCCTTGCGCAACGACACTGAAACGGCCGTAGGACAATCAAGTATTGTGACGGCCAGTGCCGGAGTGAAAATGAACCTTGCCGAGCATCCGGATACTGCGTTCAACCGTGATTGGCTGCTGGTGGCTGTGAAACATCATGGCGTACAGGGCGCTGCGGCAGAGGAAACCAACAACACTACCCCGACCCAATATCAAAACGGTTTTCATGCGATAGAGGGTAACCTTCCCTGGTTGGCTATGCCCAAGACCAAGCCATTGGTCACGGGTCCTCATATGGCTACCGTGGTAGGGCCTAAAAATGAAGAAATCTTCTGTGATAAATATGGCCGGGTTAAAGTGCAGTTTCCTTGGGATAGATATGGCCAGGCAGATGAGCACAGCAGCTGTTGGGTTCGTGTTAGCCAGGGGTGGGCCGGTGGCCAGTATGGCTTTATGGCCATCCCGCGGATTGGTCATGAAGTGATAGTCTCTTTTCTGGAAGGCGATCCGGATCAACCTATCATTACCGGCCGCACTTATCATGCTGCCAATCCAACCCCGTACCTGCTGCCTAACCACAAGACCCGAACACTGTTCAAAACTCAAACCCATAAAGGGGAAGGTTTTAATGAACTGAGGTTTGAGGATGAGGCCAGCCGGGAGCAGATCTATCTCCATGCCCAAAAAGACATGGATAGCGTCATCAATAACATCAAGCGAACTGAAATCGGCTTGGATGAGCATATCACCATAGGTCAGGATCAGTTCCAACTGGTGAAAAACAACCGCCATACCCAGGTTGCGCAGGACGATATTGCTAAGACAGACAGAGATCATCAGTTGTTGGTCGGGCGGAACTTCATTCACAAGATAATCGGTGCGATGAAGCGCTATATAGGGGGAGGGCTTATCACTCGCATTGATGGGGGTAACCAAACCAATATCGCCGCTTCTGATGAACGGATTATTGGTGCAGATTTGCTGATTAAGGTTGGCAATGCCAGTTCTCAGAAAGCAAAAACCATTGTGCTGGATGCCGGTCAGGAACTGACCATCAAGGGACCGGGTGGCTTTATCAAGTTGGACTCAGGTGGCGTCACTATTTCCGGAAATAAAGTCAAAATCAATGAAGGTGGATCGCCTGGCACCGCAACTGAGCCCAAATCTGTCGATCCGGAAGCGCCCGCTGAGCCAACCAAGCCCGATCTGGCTGACAGGCGTTAA
- a CDS encoding PAAR domain-containing protein, producing the protein MPKAARIGDSCAGHGCFPATPITAGSGDVSINGIPAARKGDSVLFHACPCPKMPHGIHGRSISAGSANVSINGKAAARYGDAVGCGGSVAAGSGDVLIGDTPYQSTEHPCGEAAAKDNAPFIKLLPLAALPVMQWADAGEMVSFLNDPVNSVAERKARYEARKALSQSHAGSASAAQKAASERLAFNNDNILRAEAAQYVYRVDEFKRGHISELPEPPLGLEAVDTSKIPGLKDAVFSDKETGFGAGLFKSAINDETMLTFRGTNNGVTGGKDWPTNLKQGSGGETKQYNQAMYLADMVDDSLDDFTIVGHSLGGGLAASAVGVTGRNGYTFNAAGLHPKTMERRGGLPIAEIDKLIQTQAVNGEVLTGVQKWRGVLLPGLLGGIGSLFGPVGTGLGLLASGILMARDTLPSAPGEMHKLESIAGGNPVARHGMDQVIAGIEAQKREDITTLTQAA; encoded by the coding sequence ATGCCAAAAGCAGCCCGAATTGGCGATAGCTGTGCAGGACATGGATGCTTTCCCGCTACACCGATAACGGCTGGAAGCGGTGATGTCAGCATCAATGGTATCCCTGCGGCCAGAAAGGGAGATTCGGTCCTGTTTCACGCCTGCCCATGTCCCAAAATGCCACATGGCATTCATGGTCGTAGTATCTCTGCCGGCTCTGCGAATGTGTCCATCAATGGTAAAGCGGCTGCCAGGTACGGTGATGCTGTCGGGTGTGGAGGTTCGGTAGCCGCAGGCTCCGGGGACGTCTTAATTGGTGATACGCCATACCAGTCGACAGAGCATCCCTGTGGTGAGGCTGCGGCAAAAGACAATGCACCCTTCATTAAGTTGCTGCCTTTAGCCGCATTGCCTGTGATGCAATGGGCTGATGCCGGCGAGATGGTGTCTTTTCTGAATGACCCGGTCAACAGTGTTGCTGAGCGCAAGGCGCGATATGAAGCCCGTAAAGCATTGAGCCAAAGTCATGCGGGCTCGGCATCGGCGGCCCAAAAGGCTGCGTCGGAAAGATTGGCTTTCAACAACGACAATATACTGCGAGCAGAAGCTGCCCAGTATGTGTATCGTGTCGATGAATTCAAGCGGGGACACATCAGCGAACTACCTGAGCCGCCTTTGGGGCTGGAAGCTGTGGATACCAGCAAAATTCCGGGATTGAAGGATGCCGTATTCTCGGACAAAGAGACCGGTTTCGGCGCCGGGCTATTCAAATCAGCCATCAACGACGAAACCATGTTGACGTTCAGGGGAACCAATAACGGCGTGACTGGTGGTAAAGATTGGCCAACCAACCTGAAACAGGGCTCCGGAGGGGAGACTAAACAATATAATCAGGCCATGTATCTGGCCGATATGGTGGATGACTCACTGGATGATTTTACGATTGTTGGCCATTCACTGGGCGGCGGTTTAGCAGCCAGCGCGGTTGGCGTGACAGGTCGAAACGGGTATACCTTTAACGCAGCCGGGTTGCATCCCAAAACCATGGAGCGAAGAGGTGGTCTGCCTATTGCTGAAATCGATAAGCTTATCCAAACCCAGGCGGTCAATGGCGAAGTATTGACCGGGGTACAGAAGTGGCGTGGAGTGTTATTGCCTGGGCTTCTGGGGGGAATTGGGAGCCTGTTTGGTCCAGTCGGTACAGGTCTTGGACTGTTGGCCAGCGGTATATTGATGGCTCGGGATACGCTTCCAAGCGCGCCGGGAGAAATGCATAAACTGGAGAGTATTGCTGGTGGTAACCCTGTGGCAAGGCATGGAATGGACCAGGTTATTGCCGGTATTGAAGCTCAAAAACGTGAAGATATTACAACCTTGACTCAAGCAGCCTGA
- a CDS encoding ankyrin repeat domain-containing protein — protein sequence MDAEQFFKPEMVTVLQHIQQGHEKEARAALTDGQDLNIHGDEDITPLLWLILQQDKAAVALALKLGADANFKRANGDNAITAVAGNEDTDWLKMLLEAGGDPNSVDRNKEPALFQAVGEGNKEAVEILLDHDADVNAVDGPGSNALQYAAAINDFEMVYFLLQHGADFTHRNDTGADLAWNIHKKLSRGLVSSSSDNYEWLMKSKQFIEEKGVSFPPLSPKEVRAIWAKEGKPGY from the coding sequence ATGGATGCTGAGCAGTTTTTTAAGCCGGAAATGGTGACGGTACTTCAGCATATTCAGCAAGGCCATGAAAAAGAGGCCAGAGCGGCGTTAACTGATGGACAAGACCTCAATATTCATGGTGACGAGGATATTACCCCTCTGCTATGGCTTATTTTACAGCAGGATAAAGCGGCGGTGGCTTTGGCACTCAAACTTGGGGCCGACGCTAACTTTAAGCGAGCGAATGGTGACAATGCGATTACGGCTGTAGCCGGGAATGAGGATACTGATTGGCTGAAAATGTTACTTGAGGCCGGTGGGGATCCCAACAGTGTGGATCGTAATAAAGAGCCCGCCTTGTTTCAGGCCGTAGGAGAAGGCAATAAGGAGGCTGTTGAGATCCTGCTGGATCACGATGCAGATGTGAATGCTGTCGATGGGCCTGGAAGTAACGCCTTGCAATACGCTGCTGCCATCAACGACTTTGAAATGGTGTACTTCCTGTTGCAGCATGGAGCCGACTTTACCCACCGTAACGATACCGGTGCGGATTTAGCCTGGAATATACATAAAAAGCTGTCCCGTGGGCTGGTATCGTCATCTTCGGACAACTACGAGTGGTTGATGAAATCCAAACAGTTTATTGAAGAGAAGGGGGTTAGCTTTCCACCGCTTTCACCGAAAGAAGTTCGGGCAATATGGGCTAAGGAAGGCAAACCAGGTTACTGA
- a CDS encoding DUF4123 domain-containing protein has product MVAIAALEQQQLDEQQWRQLLVNGSVFLLADPTLNEAVRGIAESQLPETPEFNRLYWGELGRLHASLSPCLIRAHGSNWAELQQKICSQPGWGMAWVLEGDMQAYTPLQQLQLLVHHLRSWTWIADGDDTQLLRIADWKVAETLLSASSVEEAVDFLGPAAALVTINADGITRWQPKQRSQWQLAQQSTPRVLTAPQYQALRQMAEAITYRDYMTHLQQHHPVTRQWSTDDCLSFISKHVNQAQQHGFSGKQQQIKFLTLACLFGDDFWQLPWAKSILDAPRQGAEDRMYKLFRAAEAELDKEVAS; this is encoded by the coding sequence GTGGTAGCAATAGCAGCATTAGAGCAACAACAACTCGATGAACAGCAATGGCGGCAGCTATTGGTCAATGGCTCGGTGTTTTTGCTGGCAGATCCAACACTCAATGAAGCGGTGAGAGGTATAGCCGAATCACAGCTTCCTGAAACTCCCGAGTTCAACCGGCTCTATTGGGGGGAACTGGGAAGGCTGCACGCATCATTGTCACCGTGTCTTATCCGGGCTCATGGCAGTAATTGGGCCGAGTTGCAGCAAAAAATATGTAGCCAACCCGGTTGGGGAATGGCCTGGGTGCTGGAAGGCGATATGCAGGCCTACACGCCACTTCAGCAACTGCAACTATTGGTACATCACTTGCGCAGTTGGACTTGGATAGCAGACGGTGATGACACCCAGTTATTACGCATTGCCGACTGGAAGGTAGCGGAAACCTTGCTGAGTGCCAGTTCGGTTGAAGAAGCCGTTGACTTTTTGGGTCCGGCGGCGGCCTTGGTGACGATTAACGCCGATGGGATCACGCGCTGGCAACCCAAACAGCGTTCACAGTGGCAGTTAGCGCAGCAAAGCACACCCAGAGTGTTGACTGCCCCCCAGTATCAGGCGCTGCGTCAGATGGCTGAAGCCATCACTTATCGTGACTACATGACGCACCTGCAACAACATCATCCCGTGACCAGACAATGGTCCACAGACGACTGCCTCAGTTTTATCTCAAAGCATGTTAATCAGGCCCAGCAGCACGGATTCAGTGGCAAACAGCAGCAGATAAAGTTTCTCACGCTCGCGTGTCTGTTTGGCGATGATTTTTGGCAGTTGCCCTGGGCGAAATCTATCCTCGATGCTCCCAGACAAGGCGCCGAAGACAGGATGTACAAGCTATTTCGCGCAGCAGAGGCCGAATTGGATAAGGAAGTCGCATCATGA